The Breoghania sp. genome has a segment encoding these proteins:
- the rsmD gene encoding 16S rRNA (guanine(966)-N(2))-methyltransferase RsmD — protein MRIVSGRFRGTQLATPKGDGTRPTSDRLRETIFNILAHGHDDAVEGARVLDLFAGTGALGLEALSRGAKACVFVEEAVEPRGLIRRNVEAMGLTGTTKIFRRDATSLGSAGTIEPFDLVFLDPPYRKGLGEKALASAAAGGWMKPDALCVWEEAADAAIEVPSGFTLLDERVAGDSKIVFLRAPSA, from the coding sequence ATGCGCATCGTCTCGGGCCGTTTTCGCGGCACCCAGCTTGCAACACCCAAGGGGGACGGCACCCGTCCGACCTCCGACCGGCTGCGTGAGACCATCTTCAACATTCTCGCCCACGGACATGACGATGCGGTCGAGGGCGCGCGGGTTCTGGATCTCTTCGCAGGCACCGGCGCGCTCGGGCTTGAGGCGCTGAGCCGGGGCGCGAAGGCGTGTGTCTTTGTGGAAGAGGCTGTGGAGCCTCGCGGACTGATCCGGCGCAACGTTGAGGCCATGGGGCTGACCGGGACGACCAAGATCTTCCGCCGGGACGCCACGAGCCTTGGCAGCGCAGGCACCATCGAGCCCTTCGATCTTGTGTTTCTCGACCCGCCCTATCGCAAGGGATTGGGCGAGAAGGCACTGGCCTCGGCAGCCGCGGGCGGATGGATGAAACCGGACGCGCTGTGTGTCTGGGAAGAAGCCGCGGATGCGGCCATCGAGGTGCCTTCCGGGTTCACGCTTCTCGATGAACGTGTGGCGGGCGACAGCAAGATCGTGTTTCTGCGCGCCCCCTCAGCCTGA
- a CDS encoding TetR/AcrR family transcriptional regulator, which produces MARHAAFDRQETLQKALRLFWAKGYQGTSLKDLEKALDLRPGSIYAAFGSKEELFCEALRAYSEAARRNFEETVARGGTTLSGLAAHIRGIGRPAGDDAPARACMLVKTLLETPDEDPKLRRLAEDMMRAMEGVFKDAFHTAREAGELPADADPERLAWRLQADIFGLRTYAQRTDAADRVPYLADDIARGIEALRVN; this is translated from the coding sequence ATGGCCCGGCATGCAGCATTCGACCGTCAGGAAACGCTCCAGAAGGCGCTCCGGCTTTTCTGGGCGAAGGGCTATCAGGGCACGTCACTGAAGGATCTGGAAAAAGCACTCGATCTACGCCCGGGCTCGATCTACGCGGCCTTCGGCTCAAAGGAAGAGTTGTTCTGCGAGGCGCTCAGGGCCTACAGCGAAGCTGCGCGCCGCAATTTCGAGGAAACGGTTGCGCGAGGCGGGACCACCTTGTCCGGGCTTGCCGCGCATATTCGTGGCATCGGGCGTCCGGCAGGCGATGACGCGCCAGCGCGCGCCTGCATGCTTGTGAAGACGCTTCTGGAAACTCCGGACGAAGATCCGAAGTTGCGCCGTCTGGCGGAAGACATGATGCGGGCGATGGAGGGGGTGTTCAAAGACGCTTTTCATACCGCGCGTGAGGCTGGAGAGCTTCCCGCCGATGCCGATCCAGAACGCCTCGCATGGCGCTTGCAGGCGGATATCTTCGGCCTGCGCACTTACGCCCAGCGCACCGATGCGGCTGATCGCGTGCCCTATCTGGCGGACGACATCGCCCGTGGCATCGAAGCTCTGCGTGTGAACTGA
- a CDS encoding carboxymuconolactone decarboxylase family protein: MTDFTIHTLDSAPEESRPFLEDSLKSFSRVPGLHGVMAEAPALLEGYKALHKLFAQDTSFDKDELTVVWQAINVEHECHYCVPAHTGIAKMMKVDDAISDALRNETPLSNARLEALRTFTLQVVRQRGDVTDRQVQTFLDAGFTRRQILEVILGVSQKVMSNYTNHLAHTPVDKPMQAFAWKKRLEAAE; this comes from the coding sequence ATGACCGATTTCACGATCCACACGCTGGACAGCGCACCTGAGGAAAGCCGCCCGTTTCTGGAAGACAGTCTGAAGAGTTTTAGCCGTGTGCCGGGCCTTCATGGGGTGATGGCGGAAGCGCCTGCGCTACTGGAAGGCTACAAGGCGCTGCACAAGCTCTTTGCCCAAGACACCTCCTTCGACAAGGACGAACTGACTGTCGTCTGGCAGGCCATCAACGTGGAGCACGAATGCCACTATTGCGTCCCGGCTCACACCGGCATTGCAAAGATGATGAAGGTGGACGACGCCATTTCCGACGCGCTGCGCAACGAGACCCCGCTGTCCAACGCCCGACTGGAAGCACTCAGAACCTTCACGCTTCAGGTCGTGCGCCAACGCGGCGACGTGACGGACCGACAAGTCCAGACCTTCCTCGACGCAGGCTTCACCAGGCGCCAGATCCTGGAGGTCATTCTGGGTGTTTCTCAGAAGGTAATGTCGAACTACACGAACCACCTGGCGCACACTCCGGTGGACAAGCCGATGCAGGCCTTTGCCTGGAAAAAGCGGCTCGAAGCCGCCGAGTGA
- a CDS encoding ABC transporter ATP-binding protein — MPSIIEISGLSKTYEGGFAALKSIDLQIEKGEIFALLGPNGAGKTTLISIICGLVNPTAGTVTAGGHDVIRDYRAARSIIGLVPQELTTDSFETVWATVSYSRGLFGKPKDPGHIEKVLRALSLYDKRDSKLMTLSGGMKRRVLIAKALSHEPDILFLDEPTAGVDVELRRDMWNVVRDLADQGVTIILTTHYIEEAEEMADRVGIINKGELVLVERKTELMRKLGRKELRLSLTEPLTALPDGLTNEGLALSEDGLELIYTYDTQAERTGITRLLSELSDNGVRFRDLATSQSSLEDIFVNLVRNQQ; from the coding sequence ATGCCGTCCATCATCGAAATCTCCGGCCTGTCCAAGACCTATGAAGGCGGCTTCGCCGCCCTGAAGTCGATCGATCTTCAGATCGAGAAAGGCGAGATCTTCGCGCTCCTCGGCCCGAACGGCGCCGGCAAGACGACGCTCATCTCCATCATCTGCGGACTGGTCAATCCGACCGCCGGCACGGTGACGGCAGGCGGGCATGACGTCATCCGCGATTATCGCGCCGCACGCTCCATCATCGGGCTTGTGCCGCAGGAGCTGACCACCGATTCCTTCGAGACCGTCTGGGCGACGGTCAGTTACTCCCGCGGGCTTTTCGGCAAGCCGAAGGATCCCGGCCATATCGAGAAGGTGCTGCGCGCCCTCAGTCTCTACGACAAGCGCGATTCCAAGCTGATGACGCTTTCCGGCGGAATGAAGCGGCGCGTTCTGATCGCCAAGGCTCTGTCGCACGAGCCGGACATCCTGTTCCTCGATGAACCGACCGCAGGCGTGGACGTGGAACTCCGCCGCGACATGTGGAACGTGGTGCGCGACCTCGCGGACCAGGGCGTCACAATTATTCTCACCACCCACTACATCGAAGAAGCCGAGGAGATGGCCGACCGGGTCGGCATCATCAACAAGGGCGAACTCGTGCTGGTGGAGAGAAAAACGGAACTGATGCGCAAGCTCGGACGCAAGGAACTTCGCCTCTCCCTGACGGAGCCGCTGACGGCCCTGCCCGATGGGCTCACGAATGAGGGCCTTGCCCTGTCTGAGGACGGCTTGGAACTGATCTACACCTACGATACACAGGCCGAGCGCACCGGGATCACGCGTCTGCTCTCGGAGCTTTCCGACAATGGTGTCCGCTTCCGCGATCTGGCAACCAGCCAGAGCTCGCTGGAGGACATTTTCGTCAATCTGGTGAGGAACCAGCAATGA
- a CDS encoding ABC transporter permease: MNLHAIRAIYSYEMARTFRTLLQSIVSPVISTSLYFVVFGAAIGSRIQEIGGVSYGAFIVPGLIMLSLLTQSVSNAAFGIYFPKFAGTIYEVLTAPLSVLEIVIAYVGAAATKSIMLGLIILATASLFVDIRIEHPFIMLAFLVLTGLTFALLGFIIGIWADSFEKLQLVPLLIVTPLTFLGGSFYSIDMLPPFWRTVTLFNPVVYLVSGFRWSFYGVSDVSVWVSLAMTGLFLMACMTAVWWIFKTGWRLKT; the protein is encoded by the coding sequence ATGAACCTGCACGCCATCCGCGCGATCTACTCTTACGAGATGGCCCGCACCTTCCGTACGCTGCTTCAAAGCATCGTCTCGCCGGTCATCTCCACATCGCTCTATTTCGTCGTCTTCGGCGCGGCCATAGGCTCGCGCATCCAGGAAATCGGCGGTGTGAGCTATGGCGCGTTCATCGTGCCCGGCCTGATCATGCTGTCGCTGCTGACCCAGAGTGTCTCCAACGCAGCCTTCGGGATCTATTTTCCGAAATTCGCCGGCACGATCTACGAGGTACTGACGGCACCGCTGTCGGTTCTGGAAATCGTGATCGCCTATGTGGGGGCGGCGGCGACCAAGTCGATCATGCTCGGATTGATCATATTGGCGACGGCCAGCCTCTTCGTGGACATCCGGATCGAGCATCCCTTCATCATGCTCGCCTTCCTCGTGCTCACCGGTCTCACCTTCGCGCTTCTGGGCTTCATCATCGGTATCTGGGCGGACAGCTTCGAGAAGCTCCAGCTCGTACCGCTCCTTATCGTCACACCTCTGACGTTCCTTGGTGGCAGCTTCTATTCCATCGATATGCTTCCACCATTCTGGCGAACCGTGACGCTGTTCAACCCAGTCGTCTATCTGGTGTCAGGCTTCCGCTGGAGCTTTTACGGCGTTTCCGATGTTTCTGTCTGGGTCTCGCTTGCCATGACCGGCCTGTTCCTGATGGCTTGCATGACGGCTGTCTGGTGGATTTTCAAGACCGGCTGGCGGCTCAAGACATAG
- a CDS encoding response regulator has product MIVDDDEDDIYLMKRALNRLQESARMNLDLTFVCSGSEALGEIDRRLVDNSLPSKIFLDLNMPGINGLDVLSHCMAQNILNEVEVVVITTASDPDTHNLALANGARTVCVKPDSLKEMSDLLSSLLAAE; this is encoded by the coding sequence ATGATCGTTGATGACGATGAGGACGACATCTACCTTATGAAAAGGGCGCTCAATCGCCTGCAGGAAAGCGCCCGCATGAATCTCGACCTGACATTCGTCTGCTCAGGTTCGGAAGCTCTGGGAGAGATCGACCGTCGCCTCGTCGACAACTCGCTTCCCTCGAAGATCTTTCTTGACCTCAACATGCCGGGCATCAATGGACTGGATGTCCTCAGCCACTGCATGGCTCAGAACATTCTGAACGAGGTGGAGGTCGTCGTCATAACGACGGCTTCGGACCCCGACACCCACAATCTGGCACTCGCAAATGGCGCGCGGACCGTTTGCGTGAAGCCAGATAGCCTGAAGGAAATGTCAGACCTTCTCTCCTCCTTGCTGGCAGCAGAATAA
- a CDS encoding ATP-binding protein, protein MITFWNPLPAIYGPVQLFTIAVTLLAFAVAWFTLPRILKLPSPSRLQAANRALANEVEKHSRTSRALTLIQDKLRENLSLRAREIENKTAELERANESLRRFAHIASHDLQEPLRKIAAYADILEEAIAEKDAEEASRAMERLRAMSSQARIMVSDLLRFSKMSQYQPVREPIDLQAAVDEIAEIFEQTISGRSGSLEISLPALCVHADPLLLRQIFQNMLANAVKYVPQTRAPHIIIKAKEGEDNWKITIEDNGIGFDPTLKSKIFEPFTRLHGRKIADGSGIGLAIVYRAVHAMEWAIDVETQLDIGTTFCLWIPKRDLRQEGATAEKTAAAGAVS, encoded by the coding sequence ATGATTACCTTCTGGAACCCCCTGCCAGCGATTTATGGCCCGGTGCAGCTTTTCACCATCGCAGTGACGCTTCTGGCCTTCGCAGTTGCTTGGTTCACGCTGCCGCGAATCCTCAAGCTCCCGAGCCCGTCCAGACTTCAGGCGGCAAACCGTGCATTGGCGAACGAAGTGGAGAAACACAGCCGCACCAGTCGCGCGCTTACGCTCATTCAGGACAAACTGCGCGAGAACCTTAGCTTGCGCGCACGGGAAATCGAGAACAAGACCGCGGAACTCGAACGCGCCAACGAGAGCCTGCGCCGGTTCGCTCATATTGCCTCTCACGACCTGCAGGAGCCGTTGCGCAAGATCGCGGCCTATGCCGACATTCTGGAAGAGGCAATCGCGGAGAAAGATGCGGAGGAAGCCTCCCGTGCGATGGAGCGGCTTCGCGCAATGTCCTCGCAGGCCCGCATCATGGTCTCCGACCTGCTGCGCTTTTCGAAGATGAGCCAATACCAGCCCGTGCGCGAGCCCATCGACCTCCAGGCGGCGGTCGATGAGATCGCCGAGATCTTCGAACAGACGATTTCAGGACGCAGCGGGTCGCTGGAGATTTCGCTTCCCGCCCTGTGCGTCCACGCGGACCCGCTTCTGCTGCGCCAGATCTTTCAGAACATGCTCGCAAACGCGGTCAAATATGTACCTCAGACCCGCGCGCCCCACATCATCATCAAAGCAAAAGAAGGCGAGGACAACTGGAAGATCACGATTGAGGATAATGGCATTGGCTTCGATCCGACCCTGAAGTCCAAGATCTTCGAACCTTTCACGCGCCTTCACGGCCGCAAGATCGCTGACGGGTCCGGCATCGGGCTCGCCATCGTCTACCGCGCCGTCCATGCCATGGAATGGGCAATCGACGTGGAAACCCAACTCGATATCGGCACCACCTTCTGCCTGTGGATCCCAAAACGGGATCTGCGCCAGGAGGGGGCGACGGCAGAGAAAACGGCAGCGGCAGGCGCAGTGTCGTGA
- a CDS encoding L,D-transpeptidase family protein — MTFWKRSHKAAFLPALLATTVMATTVLVTNQPAAADADRFAGMRSVERLRGEPSDRGQVSRDPRGARSPRGERRGGGFFGWGGWNSDADYDRYDPEPVKAYVSAPKYHTYKPDTLKTVTLDDLSRVVAEAAAQRRAEAEAARLEAERRAAANVSSEHDDGIRVTGSIATSGDKPVNDVEAETAPASQDLASEAPVSDVATGEASTPQPAQLPENADASEAVDSTGVVEAPAASEGEGTADALDSTGQAANDAVSREATTTEEAATEDTSAPETAVAPAENASDPETAVAPAVEVEQPAVAAGPSEFARQADLLNGMRVRALPEVIEALEAHYAATPDYLWVKDGKVTARARAVMETLADAGAVGLDARDYHVNLPHETVSMTGGDVEVASNNAGDDSIATDATAPLAGGTLGTSSEARDLMRFEIDLTKAVLTYALDAQRGRVDPDRISGYHDLPRHKVDLAAILNELSAKSDADIATAMLDLNPTNGEFKALMTKLAILQDQSEEKPVTIATGTLIKPGQSSAEMANVVKAIDLKASDELKAKHAATFDAYDGGDEYTPELVALVKDFQREAGLTSDGVVGRNTVRGMVGMSLGSKIEKIKLSMERLRWLPRDLGARHVFINQPAFTATYVQDGQEPLKMRAVVGRKSNQTNFFYDKIKTVEYNPYWGVPYSIIVNEMIPHLNKNPYYLDDRGYEVSTVNGRTVSSASVDWHAVASKQQSVNVRQLPGASNALGELKILFPNKHHIYMHDTPAKALFKRDARAFSHGCVRLQDPRGMAAAVLGKDKTYIAGRIAQGKNESDSVTSDVPVYVSYFTAWPDEKTGNVKFFADMYDRDMYLQRALRATEKARHG, encoded by the coding sequence ATGACGTTCTGGAAGCGCAGCCACAAGGCGGCCTTTTTACCCGCACTTCTCGCCACGACGGTAATGGCCACGACAGTGCTGGTAACGAACCAGCCGGCCGCCGCCGATGCCGATCGCTTTGCCGGCATGCGGAGCGTGGAACGTCTGCGCGGAGAACCTTCCGACCGGGGCCAGGTCTCCCGCGATCCGCGTGGCGCCCGCTCCCCGCGCGGCGAGCGCCGTGGCGGCGGGTTCTTCGGCTGGGGCGGTTGGAACTCCGATGCCGATTATGATCGGTATGATCCGGAACCGGTGAAAGCCTACGTCTCTGCTCCAAAGTATCATACATACAAGCCCGATACGCTGAAGACGGTGACGCTGGACGATTTGTCACGCGTTGTTGCCGAGGCCGCCGCACAGCGTCGCGCCGAAGCGGAAGCGGCCCGTCTGGAGGCTGAACGGCGCGCCGCTGCCAATGTGTCGAGCGAGCATGACGATGGCATCCGCGTGACGGGATCCATCGCCACCTCGGGCGACAAGCCGGTCAACGATGTGGAGGCCGAAACGGCTCCTGCATCCCAGGACCTGGCGAGCGAGGCGCCGGTATCCGATGTGGCTACGGGCGAGGCATCCACGCCTCAGCCCGCGCAGCTTCCGGAAAATGCCGATGCTTCCGAAGCCGTCGATTCCACCGGTGTCGTCGAGGCGCCCGCCGCGTCTGAAGGCGAGGGGACTGCCGATGCGCTCGACAGCACCGGCCAGGCCGCGAATGATGCTGTGTCGAGGGAAGCGACCACCACGGAAGAGGCGGCAACAGAGGACACGAGCGCCCCTGAAACTGCCGTTGCCCCTGCCGAGAACGCGAGCGATCCCGAAACTGCCGTGGCGCCTGCGGTCGAAGTCGAGCAGCCGGCCGTCGCGGCAGGCCCGAGCGAGTTTGCGCGTCAGGCCGATTTGCTGAACGGCATGCGCGTCCGTGCCTTGCCGGAAGTCATCGAGGCGCTTGAGGCTCATTACGCAGCCACCCCCGACTATCTTTGGGTGAAGGACGGTAAGGTCACGGCTCGTGCCCGTGCTGTCATGGAAACGTTGGCTGATGCCGGAGCCGTCGGCCTGGATGCGCGCGACTATCACGTGAACCTGCCCCACGAGACCGTCTCGATGACCGGCGGTGATGTGGAAGTTGCGAGCAACAACGCTGGCGATGACAGCATTGCCACCGACGCCACCGCACCCTTGGCAGGCGGGACGCTCGGCACGAGTTCCGAAGCGCGCGATCTCATGCGTTTCGAAATCGATCTGACCAAGGCGGTGCTGACTTACGCGCTGGATGCGCAGCGCGGGCGGGTCGATCCGGACCGCATCTCCGGTTATCACGATCTGCCGCGCCACAAGGTCGACCTGGCCGCGATCCTCAACGAGCTTTCAGCGAAGTCCGATGCGGACATCGCCACCGCGATGCTCGACCTCAATCCGACCAATGGCGAGTTCAAGGCGTTGATGACGAAACTCGCCATCCTGCAAGATCAGAGCGAGGAAAAGCCGGTGACCATCGCAACCGGCACGCTGATCAAACCGGGTCAGAGCAGTGCCGAAATGGCCAATGTCGTGAAGGCGATCGACCTGAAGGCTTCCGACGAACTCAAGGCCAAGCACGCGGCTACGTTTGATGCCTATGACGGTGGCGATGAATACACACCCGAGCTGGTTGCGCTGGTGAAAGACTTCCAGCGTGAGGCGGGGCTGACGTCCGATGGCGTTGTCGGTCGAAACACGGTGCGTGGCATGGTCGGCATGTCGCTCGGCTCCAAGATCGAAAAGATCAAGCTGTCGATGGAGCGCCTGCGTTGGCTGCCGCGCGACCTTGGCGCCCGCCATGTCTTCATCAACCAGCCCGCTTTCACCGCAACCTACGTCCAGGACGGACAGGAGCCGCTCAAGATGCGTGCGGTGGTCGGCAGGAAGTCCAACCAGACCAACTTCTTCTACGACAAGATCAAGACCGTGGAATACAACCCCTATTGGGGCGTTCCCTATTCGATCATCGTCAACGAGATGATCCCGCACCTCAACAAGAACCCCTATTATCTCGATGACAGGGGGTACGAGGTGTCGACGGTCAATGGTCGGACGGTGTCTTCCGCATCCGTGGATTGGCATGCGGTCGCCAGCAAGCAGCAGTCCGTCAACGTGCGTCAGCTCCCCGGTGCGTCCAATGCGCTGGGTGAGTTGAAGATCCTCTTCCCGAACAAGCACCATATCTACATGCATGACACGCCGGCCAAGGCGCTGTTCAAGCGCGATGCGCGCGCGTTCAGCCACGGTTGCGTACGTCTGCAGGATCCGCGCGGCATGGCAGCTGCGGTGCTCGGCAAGGACAAAACCTACATTGCGGGCCGCATTGCACAGGGCAAGAACGAGTCCGATTCCGTGACCAGCGACGTCCCCGTCTATGTCTCCTACTTCACGGCTTGGCCGGATGAGAAGACGGGCAATGTCAAGTTCTTCGCGGATATGTATGATCGTGACATGTATCTGCAGCGGGCCCTCAGGGCGACCGAGAAGGCTCGCCACGGCTGA
- the mutL gene encoding DNA mismatch repair endonuclease MutL has protein sequence MSVRQLSETVINRIAAGEVIERPASVVKELVENALDAGASRIEVVTAAGGKTLMRVTDDGKGMTANDLALAVERHCTSKLAEDDLMDIRTLGFRGEALPSIGAVARLTIATRNADEPHGWEITVDGGAKGEVAPSALNRGTRVEVRDLFFATPARLKFLKTDRAEATAISDVIKRIALAHPHVRFSLSGPDRRQPLDFPAATGPDARMARIAQVLGDDFVDNAMAIEAEREGVRLVGFAGLPTFHRANALQQFFFVNGRPVRDKMLLGAIRGAYADVLARDRSAVVVLDIDLDPHQVDVNVHPAKADVRFRDGQLVRGLLVGSIKRALVEAGHRASSTGAREALDFARPNGLDPRRPASGYPSGSYAGGSYTPPPRPSGDAQDWRTSAFRPFEGSASTADARGEHVAATAFEGSANYGATSRPAQTQPPLAGFEAPSADARANAEPVDEAMQARPLGAARAQIHANYIVAQTEDGLVIVDQHAAHERLVYERLKEALAAKGVASQMLLIPEVVELAQDDVDRLMERADELAECGLVLEGFGPGAVAVRETPALLGDTDIRGLVRDLADDIADLNEATRLREKLDHVAATMACHGSVRSGRRLRPQEMNALLREMEATPLSGQCNHGRPTWIELKLNDIEKLFGRR, from the coding sequence GTGTCAGTCAGGCAGCTTTCAGAAACCGTCATCAACCGCATCGCGGCGGGCGAGGTCATCGAACGTCCCGCGTCCGTAGTGAAGGAACTGGTGGAAAACGCGCTCGATGCGGGCGCCAGCCGGATCGAGGTCGTGACGGCGGCTGGCGGCAAGACCCTGATGCGGGTCACCGATGACGGCAAGGGCATGACGGCCAACGACCTTGCGCTGGCCGTGGAGCGCCATTGTACCTCCAAACTGGCTGAAGACGACCTGATGGACATTCGTACGCTGGGCTTTCGTGGCGAGGCGCTTCCCTCCATCGGAGCCGTTGCCCGCCTGACCATTGCGACCCGCAATGCCGACGAGCCCCACGGCTGGGAAATCACGGTCGATGGTGGAGCCAAGGGCGAGGTCGCGCCCAGTGCGCTCAATCGTGGCACGCGGGTTGAAGTGCGCGACCTCTTCTTCGCCACGCCCGCCCGGCTGAAATTCCTCAAGACCGACCGGGCCGAAGCAACCGCGATTTCCGATGTGATCAAGCGTATCGCGCTTGCTCACCCCCATGTTCGGTTCTCGCTGTCCGGTCCCGACCGCCGTCAGCCCCTCGATTTTCCCGCTGCCACCGGTCCTGATGCTCGCATGGCCCGTATTGCGCAGGTGCTGGGTGACGATTTCGTCGACAACGCCATGGCGATCGAAGCGGAGCGCGAAGGCGTCCGCCTCGTCGGGTTCGCCGGTCTGCCCACTTTCCATCGCGCGAATGCCCTGCAACAGTTCTTTTTCGTCAATGGACGCCCGGTTCGCGACAAGATGTTGCTGGGTGCGATCCGCGGGGCCTATGCCGATGTGTTGGCGCGCGACCGTTCCGCGGTCGTCGTGCTCGATATCGATCTCGATCCGCACCAGGTGGACGTGAACGTGCATCCGGCCAAGGCTGATGTGCGCTTCCGAGACGGCCAGCTTGTGCGCGGCCTGCTGGTGGGATCTATCAAGCGGGCCCTGGTGGAGGCCGGACACCGGGCCTCATCGACGGGTGCGCGGGAGGCGCTTGACTTCGCTCGACCCAATGGGCTGGATCCGCGTCGCCCAGCCTCTGGCTACCCGAGTGGTTCCTATGCTGGCGGTTCCTATACCCCGCCGCCGCGCCCCTCAGGGGATGCTCAGGACTGGCGGACCTCCGCGTTCCGTCCCTTCGAGGGATCGGCAAGCACCGCAGATGCGCGCGGCGAGCACGTAGCCGCAACTGCGTTCGAAGGCAGCGCGAATTATGGCGCAACCTCCCGCCCGGCGCAGACGCAGCCCCCCCTGGCGGGCTTTGAGGCGCCGTCGGCCGATGCGCGTGCCAACGCGGAGCCGGTGGACGAAGCCATGCAGGCCCGGCCTCTGGGGGCGGCAAGAGCGCAGATCCATGCCAATTACATCGTCGCGCAGACCGAGGACGGCCTTGTGATCGTCGATCAGCACGCCGCCCACGAACGGCTTGTCTATGAACGGCTCAAGGAGGCGCTGGCGGCAAAGGGGGTGGCGAGCCAGATGCTGCTCATTCCCGAAGTGGTGGAACTGGCGCAGGACGATGTCGACCGGCTCATGGAGCGGGCGGACGAGTTGGCGGAATGCGGTCTGGTTCTGGAGGGTTTCGGTCCCGGCGCGGTCGCGGTGCGGGAGACACCCGCCCTTCTGGGCGACACCGACATTCGTGGTCTAGTCCGCGATCTCGCCGACGACATTGCCGATCTGAACGAAGCGACGCGGCTTCGAGAAAAACTCGACCATGTTGCTGCAACCATGGCGTGTCACGGGTCTGTGCGTTCCGGTCGACGGCTGAGGCCTCAGGAAATGAACGCCCTGTTACGTGAGATGGAAGCGACGCCGCTTTCCGGTCAGTGCAACCACGGGCGTCCGACCTGGATCGAGTTGAAGCTCAACGATATCGAGAAATTGTTCGGACGCCGCTGA
- a CDS encoding TIGR01459 family HAD-type hydrolase — MNADSLILPGLSNIAADYDGILCDVWGVIHNGVRVNPGATEALSRFRDKGGRVVLITNAPRPNPPIYEQLEALGFPRHAFDSIVTSGDVTYALLQAHEGDTVLHIGPDRDYSLYEGTGLKVSVDAREVPDGGLIVCTGLFDDTSETPEDYHARFEALIARGFSMVCANPDLVVERGDSLIWCAGALARDYAAMGGKVQILGKPYKPIYDQALGELEKLTGGPADKSRVLAIGDGLPTDIRGAHEQGLDVLFITAGIHGADFGETEAPEEKLVKKRLAEEGLTARAAMPRLAW, encoded by the coding sequence ATGAACGCCGACAGCCTGATCCTTCCCGGACTTTCCAACATTGCCGCAGACTATGACGGCATCCTTTGCGATGTGTGGGGGGTGATCCACAATGGCGTTCGCGTCAACCCCGGCGCCACAGAGGCGCTGTCGCGATTTCGTGACAAGGGCGGACGGGTGGTTCTGATCACCAATGCGCCACGTCCCAATCCGCCGATCTACGAGCAGCTGGAAGCCCTCGGCTTTCCCCGTCATGCCTTTGACAGCATCGTGACCTCCGGCGACGTCACCTATGCGCTTCTCCAGGCCCATGAAGGCGACACGGTCCTGCATATCGGTCCGGATCGCGATTATTCGCTTTACGAAGGCACCGGCCTCAAGGTTTCAGTGGATGCCCGTGAGGTTCCAGATGGCGGATTGATCGTCTGTACGGGCCTGTTTGACGACACGAGCGAGACGCCCGAAGACTATCACGCCCGTTTCGAGGCGTTGATCGCACGCGGCTTTTCCATGGTCTGCGCAAATCCCGATCTCGTGGTGGAACGTGGAGACAGCCTGATCTGGTGCGCGGGCGCTCTGGCGCGCGACTATGCGGCCATGGGCGGCAAGGTTCAGATCCTCGGAAAGCCGTACAAACCGATTTACGATCAGGCGCTGGGCGAGCTTGAGAAGCTCACCGGCGGCCCCGCAGACAAGTCCCGTGTCCTCGCCATCGGTGACGGCCTGCCGACCGACATTCGCGGGGCTCATGAGCAGGGCCTCGACGTGCTGTTCATCACCGCCGGCATCCACGGTGCCGATTTCGGCGAGACGGAAGCTCCCGAAGAAAAACTCGTGAAGAAGCGGCTGGCGGAGGAAGGCCTGACGGCGCGCGCCGCCATGCCAAGGCTTGCCTGGTAG